The Anaerolineales bacterium region GGTTTGCAAAATGGATCCACGCGTCGCCGTCGCGCAAAACGATTTCACCCATTGGTATCATGTTGTGAATTGTACTCGGTTGGGATGATAGAATTGTTTGAAAAGGAGTTGCCATGAAACGCAAAACAATTTTTCTTGCTTTGTCGGTTTTGTTATTGACTTCGCTGGCGTGCGGTGTGTCAGGAGGCGGAGGCGACGCGCCTGTCGCGCCGAGCGCTGCGCCGCAGGATAGCAGTTCGGGCGGCGGGAACGCGGATACTTCTGCGTCGGGTTTTCCGATCACGACGGACGCGTACAACGTCACTGACTTGGGCAATGGCAATCTGTTGTATTACACAAAGATGTCGCAAGCGGACGTGCTGAAGTTTTATCGCGACGAGTATGTTTCGCGAGGGTATACGGAGCGCGCGTTGCTGACGGTTGTGGAAGATACCGTGTTTAGCGTCGTGTTCGACGGCGACCCAAGCGGTAAGGCGGTTGTGATTCAAAGCGTTGACCTTGGGGATGGGAGTAGCACGGTCGCGATCAGTTTGCAGGATGTGTAATGGGTTCGTTTGGTAGATTGTTCGGCAGTTGAACTGCCGAACAATCTTTTTGTGCGGGATGCTATCCCGCACAACGATTTGTGTTTCTCCGTGATTAAGAATCGTTTTTCCCGTTGGCTTCCTGCGTTGTTGACGATGGCGGTCATCTTTTGGTTTTCATCACAACCCTCAAGTGAATTGCCAAGCTTTGGGTTAGTGGATCGAATCGTCAAGAAGTCAGGTCATGTATTTGAATACGCGGTGTTGGCTTATTGCCTTTGGTATGCGCTGTATTTTCGCAAGGATCGCCGCTGGCTTGCGTGGTTGATCGCTTTGTTCTATGCTGCGACCGATGAATTCCATCAATCCTTCGTGCCTGGAAGATTTTCGTCGGTGTGGGATGTCGTCATCTTCGATAACCTCGGCGCGTTGATCGGTCTGTGGCTTGCGAGCCGAAAGAAAAACGACCAGCCAATTTCAGGCTGATCGTTAACCGCTGACTGCGTATTCCTGATTTACTCAAATTCCAATTCCAATTCTTCCTCATCGCTCCAATCTGCATTGCGATTGATCTCGATGTCGCTGAACAGCTCTTCCTGATGAACGTCAATGCGATAGCGTTTGATGAGTTCGAGCATCGCCAAAAATGTGACGACGATCTCGATGCGCGAAGCGCCGCCATCCACCAACGAGCGGAAGGTAGTCCGTTGCACGTCGCGCATGATTTTTGCGATCAAGTCGATCTTTTCGCGGATGGTCACGCGCGGCGGCGCGATCACGGACGCGAGCGGTTTCTTTTCCTTCTCCCGAGCGAAGGCAACTTCCGCCGCATTGACCAACTTCTCGAGCGTGAGATTCGACATGTCGAGTTTCGGTTCCACTTTCGGCGGCGGAGCGATTCGCAAATAGGTCCGCAAATTTTCATCTTGCCGTCCGTTCAGCCAACCGCCGATCTCTTTGAAGCGTTTGTATAATTTCAACTGGTCTACGAGCGAGGCACCTGCATCCTCTTCGCTAGCCTCGCGCGCGGGTGGTCGCGGCAAAATCGCCTCGGACTTAATCTGCAACAACTTCGCCGCGATCACCAAAAACGCCGAAATTTCGTCGGCGTTCAATTCTTCCATGGCGTTGATGTACGCGAGATATTGATCGGTCACCAACGCAAGCGAAACGGCGGTGATGTCCAATTCGGCGCGCTCGATCAAATCCAGCAGAAGGTCGAGCGGTCCTTCATACACGGGCGTTTGGACGTTGTAGTTCAGTTGTCGTCCGAGCAAATTTTCCATGAGGCTTGAATTATAATCTACGCATGTCCAATCAACTATCTCATCTCGACGAGCGCGGACGAGTGAAAATGGTAGATGTCGGCGATAAACCCGACACCGAGCGCGTCGCGATCGCGCGCGGCGAAATCCACATGAAAAAAGAAACGCTGGATTTGATCCGCGCGGGGCAGATGAAAAAAGGGGATGTGCTCACCGTCGCGCAAATTGCGGGAATCGCCGCTTCAAAACGGACCTCCGACCTGATTCCCCTTTGTCATCCTCTCCCACTCTCGAAGGTGGACGTAGACCTCGCGTTGGACGATTCCCTGCCTGGCGTCGTCATCACCGCCACCGTGAAAACCGTCGGCAAGACGGGCGTCGAAATGGAAGCGCTGACCGCCGTCTCGGTCGCCGCGCTCACGGTCTATGATATGGCGAAAGCGGCGGAGAAGACGATGAGGATTCAAAACATCCGCTTGGTTGAAAAACGTGGCGGACAATCTGGCGACGTGGTGAATGAAGCGTAAACAGGTAGACACGTAGACAGGTAAAAAT contains the following coding sequences:
- a CDS encoding VanZ family protein, which gives rise to MRDAIPHNDLCFSVIKNRFSRWLPALLTMAVIFWFSSQPSSELPSFGLVDRIVKKSGHVFEYAVLAYCLWYALYFRKDRRWLAWLIALFYAATDEFHQSFVPGRFSSVWDVVIFDNLGALIGLWLASRKKNDQPISG
- a CDS encoding segregation/condensation protein A; protein product: MENLLGRQLNYNVQTPVYEGPLDLLLDLIERAELDITAVSLALVTDQYLAYINAMEELNADEISAFLVIAAKLLQIKSEAILPRPPAREASEEDAGASLVDQLKLYKRFKEIGGWLNGRQDENLRTYLRIAPPPKVEPKLDMSNLTLEKLVNAAEVAFAREKEKKPLASVIAPPRVTIREKIDLIAKIMRDVQRTTFRSLVDGGASRIEIVVTFLAMLELIKRYRIDVHQEELFSDIEINRNADWSDEEELELEFE
- the moaC gene encoding cyclic pyranopterin monophosphate synthase MoaC, yielding MSNQLSHLDERGRVKMVDVGDKPDTERVAIARGEIHMKKETLDLIRAGQMKKGDVLTVAQIAGIAASKRTSDLIPLCHPLPLSKVDVDLALDDSLPGVVITATVKTVGKTGVEMEALTAVSVAALTVYDMAKAAEKTMRIQNIRLVEKRGGQSGDVVNEA